A part of Primulina eburnea isolate SZY01 chromosome 10, ASM2296580v1, whole genome shotgun sequence genomic DNA contains:
- the LOC140803917 gene encoding laccase-1 — MERFCQLKFLVTTFLLALAVPSSSTTKHFQFNVEWKTVTRLCTRKPVLTINGKYPGPTIAVNEGDNVQIKVTNKVAPNTTIHWHGVRQLRTGWADGPAYITQCPIGAGSTYTYNFTVINQRGTLWWHAHFSWQRASVHGAFIIRPAPRMPLPFPTPIQLDIPIIFGEWWNGDIDAVENEMMLYGGGPNSSDAYTINGLPGPLYPCSAKDTFIQTVERGKTYMLRIINAALNDELFFAVASHSLTVVEIDAVYTKPFTTSAIMITPGQTTTVLLTADQVPDASGVFVMAARPYLTSVFPFDNSTTIGFLKYKANSNLETKKPPAIPSHYTLPSNLPEMKDTSFATQFSDKLRSLGSSFYPCNVPKMVDKRAVMTISLNLQDCPVNETCKGYLNKKFYASMNNQSFVRPSMSILESHYRNLKDGISSDFPEKPPYVFNYTGVNPVTENMNTEFGTKVLQVPFGTRLEIVLQDTNFLNPENHPIHVHGHNFFIVGRGFGNFDATKDPKGYNLVDPPERNTVGVPVGGWAAIRLVADNPGVWFIHCHLEEHTSWGLAMGFIVKSGKEPFQCLVPPPSDFPRC, encoded by the exons ATGGAGAGATTTTGCCAACTTAAATTTTTAGTGACCACTTTCTTACTAGCATTGGCTGTGCCTTCTTCATCCACAACAAAGCATTTTCAATTCAAT GTTGAATGGAAAACTGTAACCAGACTTTGTACTAGGAAGCCAGTGTTGACAATCAACGGGAAGTATCCAGGGCCGACTATTGCAGTGAATGAAGGGGATAATGTCCAAATTAAAGTCACTAACAAAGTTGCCCCAAACACTACAATCCATTG GCACGGGGTGCGGCAGCTGAGAACAGGGTGGGCCGATGGACCAGCGTACATAACCCAGTGCCCAATCGGCGCAGGCAGCACTTACACATACAACTTCACTGTGATCAACCAAAGAGGAACCCTTTGGTGGCACGCACATTTCTCGTGGCAACGTGCTTCTGTTCACGGCGCTTTCATCATTCGCCCCGCACCACGCATGCCTCTCCCTTTTCCAACACCAATCCAACTCGACATCCCCATCATTTTcg GTGAATGGTGGAATGGAGATATCGATGCAGTTGAGAACGAGATGATGTTGTACGGTGGTGGACCTAATTCTTCGGATGCCTACACAATCAATGGTCTACCAGGGCCCTTGTACCCTTGCTCCGCCAAAG ATACTTTCATACAGACCGTTGAACGCGGGAAAACCTACATGCTAAGGATAATAAACGCGGCGTTAAACGATGAACTCTTCTTCGCGGTGGCGAGTCACAGCTTAACGGTGGTGGAAATCGACGCCGTTTACACGAAACCGTTCACGACGTCTGCCATAATGATCACTCCCGGGCAAACAACCACCGTGTTGCTAACAGCCGATCAAGTCCCCGATGCATCCGGCGTGTTTGTCATGGCGGCTAGACCTTATCTTACCTCAGTTTTCCCATTTGATAACTCAACAACAATTGGTTTCTTGAAATACAAAGCTAACTCTAATCTTGAAACAAAGAAGCCTCCGGCAATTCCATCTCACTACACTTTGCCTAGCAATCTCCCAGAAATGAAAGATACCTCATTCGCCACACAGTTTTCGGACAAGCTCAGAAGCCTCGGATCATCTTTTTACCCATGCAACGTGCCGAAAATGGTCGACAAACGTGCCGTCATGACGATCAGCTTGAATCTTCAAGATTGCCCGGTAAATGAAACCTGTAAAGGGTATCTAAACAAGAAGTTCTACGCCTCGATGAACAACCAATCTTTTGTTCGTCCTTCGATGTCGATTCTCGAATCACATTACCGAAACCTCAAGGACGGGATCTCTTCCGACTTCCCCGAAAAGCCACCCTATGTTTTTAACTACACCGGAGTAAACCCTGTGACAGAAAACATGAACACGGAGTTCGGGACTAAAGTGCTGCAGGTTCCTTTCGGCACGAGACTCGAAATCGTGCTACAAGACACAAACTTCTTGAATCCGGAGAACCATCCGATACATGTTCATGGCCATAACTTCTTCATCGTGGGAAGAGGGTTCGGGAATTTTGATGCCACAAAAGATCCTAAGGGTTACAATCTGGTGGATCCGCCAGAGAGGAACACGGTGGGTGTTCCCGTGGGGGGATGGGCGGCGATTCGGCTCGTTGCGGATAATCCAGGAGTTTGGTTCATACATTGCCATCTTGAGGAACATACATCATGGGGTTTAGCGATGGGGTTTATTGTTAAAAGTGGGAAAGAGCCGTTTCAATGCTTAGTGCCGCCTCCAAGTGATTTTCCAAGATGTTAA
- the LOC140803337 gene encoding uncharacterized protein isoform X1, translating to MGTVIDSHFLALTAIVTVGYQLFFFIITALLKIDKITDFAGSTNFVVLAVLTLVVKGSWHFRQVVLSLFAIIWGLRLCLFLLMRILHWGEDRRFDEMRTNLGKLAVFWIFQAVWVWTVSLPVTMVNASDRNPSVQARDIIGWIMWSIGIFVEATADQQKLLFKNAQENRGRWCNAGLWKYSRHPNYFGEILLWWGIFVAATPVLKNAEWLVIFGPIFLTLLLLFLSGLPRLEESADKKYGNVSAYIHYKRTTSPLILLPPALYGNLPSWFKATFLFELPLYSRSLPQESWNRRRKENDAGKIS from the exons ATGGGAACCGTTATCGACTCCCATTTCTTGGCACTCACTGCCATTGTCACT GTTGGCTATCAACTCTTCTTCTTCATAATCACAGCCCTTCTCAAAATCGATAAAATCACCGACTTTGCAG GTAGCACAAATTTTGTTGTTCTTGCTGTATTGACCTTGGTCGTGAAAGGATCATGGCACTTTCGCCAG GTGGTTTTGTCCTTGTTTGCTATCATCTGGGGACTTCGTCTCTGCCTGTTTCTTCTGATGAG GATACTCCACTGGGGAGAGGATCGACGTTTTGATGAAATGCGCACTAATTTGGGAAAATTGGCAGTTTTTTGGATTTTCCAG GCTGTCTGGGTGTGGACTGTGAGTTTACCTGTTACAATGGTTAATGCAAGTGATCGAAATCCTTCAGTTCAAGCCCGGGACATAATAGGGTGGATCATGTGGTCTATAGGCATTTTTGTTGAGGCAACCGCCGACCAACAGAAGTTGTTATTCAAAAACGCTCAAGAGAACAGGGGAAGGTGGTGCAATGCTGGGCTTTGGAAATACTCCCGTCACCCGAACTATTTTGGCGAG ATACTTCTCTGGTGGGGTATTTTTGTGGCTGCAACACCTGTACTAAAAAATGCTGAATGGCTAGTCATCTTTGGCCCAATATTTCTTACCTTACTGCTCCTTTTTCTCAGTGGCCTACCACGTCTCGAG GAATCTGCGGACAAAAAATATGGAAATGTATCTGCTTACATACACTACAAAAGAACTACGAG TCCTCTCATTTTACTTCCCCCTGCTTTGTACGGGAATTTGCCATCATGGTTCAAAGCAACATTTCTGTTTGAGCTTCCTCTCTACAGTCGCAGCCTTCCCCAAGAAAGCTG GAATAGAAGACGGAAAGAGAACGATGCAGGGAAGATAAGTTAA
- the LOC140803337 gene encoding uncharacterized protein isoform X3, with protein sequence MALSPGVLSLFAIIWGLRLCLFLLMRILHWGEDRRFDEMRTNLGKLAVFWIFQAVWVWTVSLPVTMVNASDRNPSVQARDIIGWIMWSIGIFVEATADQQKLLFKNAQENRGRWCNAGLWKYSRHPNYFGEILLWWGIFVAATPVLKNAEWLVIFGPIFLTLLLLFLSGLPRLEESADKKYGNVSAYIHYKRTTSPLILLPPALYGNLPSWFKATFLFELPLYSRSLPQESWNRRRKENDAGKIS encoded by the exons ATGGCACTTTCGCCAGGTG TTTTGTCCTTGTTTGCTATCATCTGGGGACTTCGTCTCTGCCTGTTTCTTCTGATGAG GATACTCCACTGGGGAGAGGATCGACGTTTTGATGAAATGCGCACTAATTTGGGAAAATTGGCAGTTTTTTGGATTTTCCAG GCTGTCTGGGTGTGGACTGTGAGTTTACCTGTTACAATGGTTAATGCAAGTGATCGAAATCCTTCAGTTCAAGCCCGGGACATAATAGGGTGGATCATGTGGTCTATAGGCATTTTTGTTGAGGCAACCGCCGACCAACAGAAGTTGTTATTCAAAAACGCTCAAGAGAACAGGGGAAGGTGGTGCAATGCTGGGCTTTGGAAATACTCCCGTCACCCGAACTATTTTGGCGAG ATACTTCTCTGGTGGGGTATTTTTGTGGCTGCAACACCTGTACTAAAAAATGCTGAATGGCTAGTCATCTTTGGCCCAATATTTCTTACCTTACTGCTCCTTTTTCTCAGTGGCCTACCACGTCTCGAG GAATCTGCGGACAAAAAATATGGAAATGTATCTGCTTACATACACTACAAAAGAACTACGAG TCCTCTCATTTTACTTCCCCCTGCTTTGTACGGGAATTTGCCATCATGGTTCAAAGCAACATTTCTGTTTGAGCTTCCTCTCTACAGTCGCAGCCTTCCCCAAGAAAGCTG GAATAGAAGACGGAAAGAGAACGATGCAGGGAAGATAAGTTAA
- the LOC140803337 gene encoding uncharacterized protein isoform X4, whose product MFWCHITILHWGEDRRFDEMRTNLGKLAVFWIFQAVWVWTVSLPVTMVNASDRNPSVQARDIIGWIMWSIGIFVEATADQQKLLFKNAQENRGRWCNAGLWKYSRHPNYFGEILLWWGIFVAATPVLKNAEWLVIFGPIFLTLLLLFLSGLPRLEESADKKYGNVSAYIHYKRTTSPLILLPPALYGNLPSWFKATFLFELPLYSRSLPQESWNRRRKENDAGKIS is encoded by the exons aTGTTTTGGTGCCACATAAC GATACTCCACTGGGGAGAGGATCGACGTTTTGATGAAATGCGCACTAATTTGGGAAAATTGGCAGTTTTTTGGATTTTCCAG GCTGTCTGGGTGTGGACTGTGAGTTTACCTGTTACAATGGTTAATGCAAGTGATCGAAATCCTTCAGTTCAAGCCCGGGACATAATAGGGTGGATCATGTGGTCTATAGGCATTTTTGTTGAGGCAACCGCCGACCAACAGAAGTTGTTATTCAAAAACGCTCAAGAGAACAGGGGAAGGTGGTGCAATGCTGGGCTTTGGAAATACTCCCGTCACCCGAACTATTTTGGCGAG ATACTTCTCTGGTGGGGTATTTTTGTGGCTGCAACACCTGTACTAAAAAATGCTGAATGGCTAGTCATCTTTGGCCCAATATTTCTTACCTTACTGCTCCTTTTTCTCAGTGGCCTACCACGTCTCGAG GAATCTGCGGACAAAAAATATGGAAATGTATCTGCTTACATACACTACAAAAGAACTACGAG TCCTCTCATTTTACTTCCCCCTGCTTTGTACGGGAATTTGCCATCATGGTTCAAAGCAACATTTCTGTTTGAGCTTCCTCTCTACAGTCGCAGCCTTCCCCAAGAAAGCTG GAATAGAAGACGGAAAGAGAACGATGCAGGGAAGATAAGTTAA
- the LOC140803337 gene encoding uncharacterized protein isoform X2, with amino-acid sequence MGTVIDSHFLALTAIVTVGYQLFFFIITALLKIDKITDFAGSTNFVVLAVLTLVVKGSWHFRQVVLSLFAIIWGLRLCLFLLMRILHWGEDRRFDEMRTNLGKLAVFWIFQAVWVWTVSLPVTMVNASDRNPSVQARDIIGWIMWSIGIFVEATADQQKLLFKNAQENRGRWCNAGLWKYSRHPNYFGEILLWWGIFVAATPVLKNAEWLVIFGPIFLTLLLLFLSGLPRLEESADKKYGNVSAYIHYKRTTSPLILLPPALYGNLPSWFKATFLFELPLYSRSLPQES; translated from the exons ATGGGAACCGTTATCGACTCCCATTTCTTGGCACTCACTGCCATTGTCACT GTTGGCTATCAACTCTTCTTCTTCATAATCACAGCCCTTCTCAAAATCGATAAAATCACCGACTTTGCAG GTAGCACAAATTTTGTTGTTCTTGCTGTATTGACCTTGGTCGTGAAAGGATCATGGCACTTTCGCCAG GTGGTTTTGTCCTTGTTTGCTATCATCTGGGGACTTCGTCTCTGCCTGTTTCTTCTGATGAG GATACTCCACTGGGGAGAGGATCGACGTTTTGATGAAATGCGCACTAATTTGGGAAAATTGGCAGTTTTTTGGATTTTCCAG GCTGTCTGGGTGTGGACTGTGAGTTTACCTGTTACAATGGTTAATGCAAGTGATCGAAATCCTTCAGTTCAAGCCCGGGACATAATAGGGTGGATCATGTGGTCTATAGGCATTTTTGTTGAGGCAACCGCCGACCAACAGAAGTTGTTATTCAAAAACGCTCAAGAGAACAGGGGAAGGTGGTGCAATGCTGGGCTTTGGAAATACTCCCGTCACCCGAACTATTTTGGCGAG ATACTTCTCTGGTGGGGTATTTTTGTGGCTGCAACACCTGTACTAAAAAATGCTGAATGGCTAGTCATCTTTGGCCCAATATTTCTTACCTTACTGCTCCTTTTTCTCAGTGGCCTACCACGTCTCGAG GAATCTGCGGACAAAAAATATGGAAATGTATCTGCTTACATACACTACAAAAGAACTACGAG TCCTCTCATTTTACTTCCCCCTGCTTTGTACGGGAATTTGCCATCATGGTTCAAAGCAACATTTCTGTTTGAGCTTCCTCTCTACAGTCGCAGCCTTCCCCAAGAAAGCTG A
- the LOC140802867 gene encoding uncharacterized protein, translating to MHTRSHSSRDATREGRPPQPPPQQEMLITREALEALVKETAARAAAEAVAQALAHRQHTDTGETTPGDNSSSRDPGDTLRNKDKTHREAESDGRTHRPHTHRESATLPTYAQGSRTLSGQDSHLAILPARRSPFTTAILAESLPAGMKIPNLPEFDGTGDPQEHLDRFYAKADLYDISDAAYCKIFRTTLAGRALAWFNKLPSGTIDSLENLTQRFLHQFSINKKYPKTAAYLFTVIQKEGEGLREYVQRFTQAVHEVPHVNHDLLAGIIQQNLRHRKFKESIAGKPPNSLEELLERAEKYIRIEEAIEPRYLGKRRREEERPEGGRREEKRTAQSPRLQYTPLKARLSEILVVAEQQGLLQPPRPMKENPKRQRSDKYCRFHKDKGHSTEDCFSLRAEIEKLIKRGYLNDYVDRRRGQQRDNRRRDDDRPHGQRQEQGEMSEKAKHRDENLPTGGIISVITGGPACGDSNRARKNLARAARTNHTSSHLAAIQPINEVSMIDVDMTFGSEDLEFPRGEHNDALIISATISNFWVKKILIDSGSSADIIFHEAFQKLGLGNVQLAQVKTPLVGFAGEVVEAMGEVTLPISL from the coding sequence ATGCACACTCGTTCGCACTCTTCTCGCGATGCTACTAGGGAGGGACGCCCACCTCAGCCTCCTCCGCAGCAAGAAATGCTCATCACCCGCGAAGCGTTGGAGGCCTTGGTTAAAGAAACAGCCGCTCGCGCCGCGGCCGAAGCAGTTGCCCAGGCGCTAGCGCACCGCCAACATACTGATACCGGTGAAACGACTCCTGGAGACAATTCATCTTCTCGTGACCCTGGCGATACGTTAAGGAACAAGGATAAGACGCACAGAGAAGCTGAATCAGATGGTCGAACGCATCGTCCCCACACACATAGAGAAAGTGCCACACTCCCTACTTACGCACAGGGATCACGCACTTTGAGTGGACAAGATAGCCACCTGGCCATTTTACCTGCTCGGCGCAGCCCTTTTACCACCGCCATATTGGCTGAGTCATTGCCAGCAGGAATGAAAATCCCCAACTTGCCAGAGTTTGATGGAACAGGCGACCCGCAAGAGCATCTCGACAGATTTTATGCGAAAGCTGACTTGTACGATATCAGCGATGCCGCTTACTGCAAGATCTTCCGAACTACGCTAGCTGGCCGAGCGCTTGCTTGGTTCAACAAGCTCCCCTCAGGGACCATAGATAGTTTGGAGAACCTGACTCAGCGTTTCCTCCACCAATTCTCTATCAATAAGAAGTACCCAAAAACTGCAGCTTACTTGTTTACTGTAATTCAGAAAGAGGGTGAGGGCCTGCGTGAATACGTGCAACGATTTACGCAGGCTGTGCATGAAGTTCCCCATGTTAACCATGACCTGTTAGCCGGAATAATACAGCAGAACCTCCGCCACAGGAAATTCAAGGAATCGATAGCTGGGAAACCCCCTAATTCATTGGAGGAATTGTTGGAGAGAGCCGAAAAATATATACGAATAGAGGAGGCTATCGAACCGAGGTACTTGGGGAAGAGAAGAAGGGAAGAAGAGAGACCGGAAGGGGGAAGAAGAGAGGAGAAGCGAACAGCTCAAAGCCCACGGCTCCAGTATACTCCTTTGAAGGCACGTTTGTCAGAGATACTGGTAGTGGCAGAGCAACAGGGTTTGTTACAACCCCCGCGCCCAATGAAGGAAAATCCTAAGCGTCAGAGATCTGACAAGTATTGTCGTTTCCACAAAGATAAAGGTCATTCCACCGAAGATTGTTTCAGCCTTCGTGCTGAGATAGAAAAGTTGATCAAGCGAGGATATTTAAATGACTACGTGGATAGGCGTCGTGGTCAGCAGCGAGACAATAGGCGTCGTGACGACGATCGTCCGCATGGGCAGAGACAGGAACAAGGTGAGATGAGCGAGAAAGCCAAGCATAGAGATGAGAACCTGCCCACTGGGGGCATCATATCTGTCATAACTGGAGGGCCCGCTTGCGGAGATTCAAACCGTGCAAGAAAAAATCTCGCGCGCGCCGCCAGAACAAATCACACTTCCTCGCACTTAGCCGCGATTCAGCCGATAAACGAGGTATCCATGATAGATGTTGACATGACCTTTGGGAGTGAGGATTTGGAATTCCCTCGGGGAGAACACAACGATGCCTTAATAATTTCTGCTACGATTTCTAATTTTtgggtaaaaaaaatattgatagaCTCAGGAAGCTCGGCAGACATCATTTTTCATGAGGCATTCCAGAAGCTGGGTCTAGGCAATGTTCAACTAGCGCAAGTGAAAACACCTCTCGTCGGTTTTGCAGGAGAAGTAGTTGAAGCAATGGGAGAAGTTACTCTACCCATTTCATTATGA